DNA from Hwangdonia lutea:
AATGCCGTGAGAGCTTACCTCCATAAAGCAAAACTCAACACCAGCATCATTCATTTCCTTTAAACACCTGTTTATGGTTAATGAATCGGGCGTAGTGTGCGTCGCTTTATAAGCTTTATTATCGATTAATATTTTTACAGTGGAAAGTAAACCGACTTTATACCCAGCTTTTTTAAACAGCTGATATAATAAACTTGCCACAGTGGTTTTTCCGTTGGTTCCCGTAACACCAACAAGCTTCAAATTTTCTGAAGGCGCATCATAAAAATTTGATGCCATAAATGCCAAGGCGCTTTTGGAATTATCAACCTCAACATAGGTTACGCCATCAACCAAAATATCTGGCAATGTTTCGCAAACAATAGCTATAGCTCCGTTTTTTATAGCGACTTCAATAAATTTATGTCCATCCACTATATTGCCTTTAATAGCGACAAATAAATCCGATTTTTTAATGTTTCGCGAATCGAAATGAATATTATTAATAGACACACTCGTGCTCCCAACAACAGCGTTGATGGTTACTTTGTACAATATGTCTTTTAATACTATCATGATGCTTTTAAAACGACGGTTTGATTGTTTTTTAATTTGATGTTTTTACCAATAGATTGTGCTTTTACAATGCCGCTACCATTAAGTTTCACTTTTATATCTACATCCATATTTTCCAATAAGGCCACAGCATCCATAGCGGGCAGCCCAATTACGTTTGGCATAATGGTTTTATAGGTTTGTGCTGTTTTATAAAAACTTTCGTATTCTTTTTCTGTTGATGCACTTTTAACTTCTAAAGATTCTACCTCGTCAATAATTGGTGTGTCGGTAAATATTTTTTGAGCTATTTTTTTGAATACGGGCCCAGAAACATCGGCACCGTAATACCCGACACTTTTATCTGGTTCGTGAATAACGACGATGCACGAATATTTAGGGTTATCGGCCGGAAAATACCCCGCGAACGACGAGATATAATTCAGTTTTTCTTTATCCCTGTAATCTTTTTGACAAGTCCCTGTTTTTCCCGCCATCGAGAAATTTTCAGAATATAATTTATTACCCGTACCGTGTTTTTTCTCAACCACGTTCTTTAATAATTGCTGCACTTTTGCAACGGTTTCTTTAGAACAGATGCGTTCGTTTATCACTTCTTTTTCAAAAGGCACAATGGTTTTATCAAACTCCTTAACTTCTTTTAAAAATTGAGGTTTTACCATAACGCCATCGTTGGCAATGGCATTATAAAACGTTAAGGTTTGTAATGGTGTAAATGAGACACCGTAACCATAAGCCATCCATTGCAATGCAATACCGCTCCAGCGTTTGTTCTTTATTCTTGGGTCAGGAATAATTGGACTAGACTCACCAATAATGGGCAGTCCTAATTTTTCATTCAAACTCATATCGTAAAGTCTATCGACAAATCTGCTTGGTTTTTTTCCGTAAGCCTGATCGATAGCTTTCACTATTCCTGTATTTGATGACACCTCAAAAGCTTTAGAAATTGATATTTTACCGTAACCACCATGTTTTGAATCTCTTACTTTTTTTCCATAGAAAGTTAAAATCCCTTTTTCGGTATCAACCACATCGCTCGTATCAATCACTTTATCTTCAAGAGCTGCAGTAATTGCCATTAATTTGAATGTCGAACCTGGTTCATGCGATTCCCATACAGCATAGTTTCGTCTTTCATAATAATTACCAAGTGAATTTCTACCTAGATTTGCTATAGCTTTTACTTCGCCCGTTTTAGTTTCCATAACCACCACACAACCGTGGTCTGCTTTATATTTCTCCAATTGCTCCAAAAGGGCATGATGCGCGATATCTTGAATATTCACATTAATGGTGGTGTACACATCGTAACCATCTTTAGGCTCAATTTCGTTAGCATCACTTAAAGGTTTCCATTGGCCTTTTCCTATTTTCTGTTTTTTTCTTTTTCCCGGTTTGCCTCGTAAATACTGAATACCATAAGCGCCATCAATTCCTGGTCGTGTTACATTGCCATCCTCATCAAAACGTTCGTAACCAATGGTTCGCTGAGCTATTCCGCCCATAGGATGTTCGCGCTTAGTGGTTTGTTTTACAATTAATCCGCCTTTAAAAGCACCGAGATTTAACAAAGGAAAATTTCGAATTCTGATATAATCCGCATACCCAATATTTCTAGCCAACAAATAATATCGGTTTTTATTGGCTCGCGCTTTTCTGATTTCCTTTTGATAATAATTTGATGACTTACCTGAGTATTTTGAAAGTGAATCGCATAACGGTTTTAAATATTTCTCAAAGGTTTTTGATGTTGGCGTAATGGCATCAATCCTAATATCGTATTTAGGCACCGAGGTTGCCAACAAATTTCCATTGGCCGAATACACATTACCTCTGTTGGCAGGAATTACAACATCTTTAATAATGCGCTCGGTCGCCAGAGCTTTGTATTTATCGCCTTGTATAAATTGAATACTCAGCAATTTAAACACCACAGCAACGCCAAAGATGAACATACATCCTGCTATAAAATACAATCGGTTTAATATGCCTTTCTCGTTTACTGCCAAGGTTCGCTTTTTAATTTTGGGATTTTACTTTTATTTTTTTGGGCGGAATCACCGATGGCGACAAGCCCTTTTCTTTCATTTTGATAACGACTGCCGATTCCATTTTGAGGCGCATCAGTTTTGATCTGCCATCTATAAATGCCGAACGCATTTCGTTAACTTCATTTTTTAATCGTGCAACTTCATATACTTTTTTATCGGCACTGTGCGAACTTGCAATCATAACAATAGCCAAACCAGATATAAAAAGAATCATGCGCCAATTTTTAAACGAATCGTCACTCACTAAAAATGTTCCTTTTAATATGCTGTAAATGTTTTTTTTCAACCTAGATTATTATTTTTTGTCTTTGCGAGCCTTTTTAGGCGTGGCAATCTGTTTCTTTTTTTTACGATTTCATTTCAAGAGATTCCCACGTCGCGAAAAGCTCCTCGGAATGACAACTCCTTTTACAACTTTTCAGCAATTCGAAGTTTTGCACTTCGGGCTCTACTATTTATTTTAATTTCCTCTTTTGATGGTACAATTAAACCATTCACTTTTTTTAAGGGTACCTCAAAATTTCCGAACATATCGCGTTCTGGTTCACCTTCAAACAATCCGTTTCTTATAAAACGTTTTACCAACCTGTCCTCTAAAGAGTGATAGGATATAAAACTTAAACGACCACCAACTTTTAATATTTCTGGTGTTTGCATCAAAAATTCTTTTAACACCTCAATTTCCTGATTTACTTCAATCCGAATCGCTTGATAAATTTGCGCCAACACCTTATTTTCATGTCGTGGTGGCAAAAACTTTTTTAACACTTTTTTTAACTGTTCGCTCGTTTTTATTGGCTCGTTATTGCGATACTCCACAATTAATCGTGCCATTGCCGGGGCCGCACGCAATTCGCCATACTGCAAAAACACCTGTTTTAAACGCTCTTCGCTATATTCGTTAACCACATTAAAAGCAGATAACTCGTTTTGCTGATTCATTCGCATGTCCAAATCTGCTTCAAAACGTGTTGAAAAACCACGTTCGGCAACATCAAATTGATGCGACGACACTCCAAAATCAGCCAAAACACCATCCACTTGTTTTACGCCATGAAATCTTAAAAAACGTTTTACGTATCTAAAATTTTCATGAATCAGCGTAAACCTCTCATCATCAATGGCATTTTCAAGCGCGTCTAAATCTTGATCAAAAGCAAATAATTTCCCGTTTTCACCAAGTCGTTTCAGTATTTCTTTACTGTGTCCGCCGCCGCCAAAAGTGACATCTACATAAACACCATCTTCTTTAATATTTAAACCATCAACGGTTTCTTTTAATAAAACTGGATTATGATATACCATGGTCGTCATCGTCTTGTCCCATTACCTCTTCAGCTAAATCTGCAAAATCAATTGCAGCATCATCAATAGTCTGCTCGTATTTATCTTTATCCCAAATTTCAATAATATTGACCGCTGGAGAAATCACAATGTTTTTTGTAATGCCTGCAAATCCAATAAGGTCTTTCGGGATTAACAAACGCCCACTGCCATCAACATCCACCATTCGCGCTCCGGCATTAAACCGACGGATAAAATCGTTGTTCTTTTTTTTAAACCTATTCAGCTTATTTATTTTTTGCATTACCGTTTGCCACTCGCTCATCGGGTACAATTCCAAACACGGCTGAAACACAGAACGCCGCAGCACAAACCCATCTTCTAAAACAGCTGCCAATTGCTTTTTCATGCCAGAAGGCATCATAAGCCTGCCTTTGGCATCTACTTTACAATCGTATGTTCCTATTAATGAGTTCAAAGCGATTTATAATCGGTTCAAGGTTTAAGTTTCAAATATATCGAAAATTTTACCACATTTTACCACTTTACTACACTTTGTTAATAATTTTTCGATTAAATACCATTTTAAATAGATAATAAAAGGTTGAAAATATTTTAATCACTTGCTATCAGTCCCTTACAAAAAAATCTAAATTTATAAACACCCTGTTAACATCTTCATTTAAAAACAATTATTCCCTACTTAAATTAAAATGGCTGAAATATGAATGAAATAACTATATTTGTTTAAACGAAAAAGACTAACCAGTTAATGACGCATCGTTTAAGAAAAGAAAAGAATTATAGCTATATTGAAGTTGGAGAAGGCAAACCCATTATTGTTTTACACGGTTTAATGGGCGGATTGAGCAATTTTGATTCTGTCACAAAATATTTTAGTACAAAAGGATATAAAATCGTTATTCCGGAATTACCCATTTACAGCATGTCTTTACTTAAAACCAACGTAAAGAGTTTTGCTAAATATCTGCACGATTTTATAGAATTTAAAGGGTACAAAGAAGTTATTTTGTTAGGCAACTCGCTTGGTGGGCATATTGGTTTATACCACACTAAATTATTTCCGGAAAAGGTAGAAGCCCTAGTAATTACCGGAAGCTCAGGGTTATACGAGAGCGCCATGGGTGGCGGCTATACCAAACGCAGTGATTATGAGGTGATAAAAAAGAAAGCCCAAGACGTTTTTTACGACCCCGAAATAGCTACAAAGGAAATAGTAGACGAGGTTTACCAAACGGTAAACGACCGCAACAAACTTATTAAAACACTGGCCATTGCCAAAAGTGCCATTAGACATAATATGGCTAAGGATTTGCCCAAAATGCAAACACCAACCTGTATTATTTGGGGTAAAAACGACAATGTTACACCGCCTGAGGTTGCCGAAGAATTCAACGAACTTTTACCAGACTCGGAGTTGTTTTGGATTGATAAATGCGGGCACGCCGCTATGATGGAACACCCCGATGAGTTTAACCAAATTCTCAATGCTTGGTTAACCAAAAGAGGTATTTAGATTACCAAAACGAGATTAATTAATGAGATTCTTCCCGATAGGTATCGGGACGAGATTCTCGGGAATACCATAGAAAATGAAAATCAAGTCTGCCGAATTCGTAATGAGCAATTCTGATGTGGCCAAATGCCCAAAAAGCATGCTGCCAGAATACGCGTTTATTGGCAGGAGTAATGTTGGTAAATCGTCGTTAATCAATATGCTAACCAGTCGAAAAAGTTTAGCAAAAACCTCTGGAAGACCGGGAAAAACGCAGCTTATCAATCATTTTTTAATTAATAAAAATTGGCATTTAGTCGATTTACCGGGTTATGGTTACGCTCGAGTGTCAAAAAGTGCAAAAAAGGTTTTTCAAAAATTTATAACCCAATATTTTGCATTGCGAGAGCAATTGGTAACCGCCTTTGTATTGGTTGATATTAGGCACAATCCGCAACCCATCGATTTAGAATTTATGCAATGGTTGGGTGAAAACGGCATACCATTTTCAATCATTTTTACTAAAGCCGATAAACTAAAACCCAAGGCTATTAATCGATATGTTGACGCTTATAAAAAGGTACTTTTGGAAACCTGGGAAACCATGCCCAATTACTTTATAACCTCATCAACCAAAGACATTGGGAAAGATGACGTTTTAAATTATATTGATGGTTTGAATGCGAATATGGATTTATCTTCTAATTAATTTCCACGTTACTTTTAAACTTATATTTTTCACTTTACCAATACTTGACTTTGTCAGAAAAATTAACTAGCTTCGTTTAACGGCGGATATAAGCCATTGAAACAGGCGCATATCCGTGAACCATTAAACGAACCTATTCAATTACACCCAAGCTTTCAAATCAAAATAACACAAATTTTAAATTACTTCATTTTTGTATTTTAGCTTTCACAAATCAAACTTTAATGAAACATTACTCAGCTATATTTATTTTACTTGTTTTAATGTCTTGTAACAAACATGAAACAAACCATCAAAACGATTTTGAAACCTTAAAAGACAGCCTCAAAACTATTTATGCCCCCGATAAACGTGTTGAAGTTTTTGATATTAACCTCAATAAAAAAGACAAAACCTTAACCGTTTCCGGAGAAACAACAAATCCAGAAGTTGTTTCAGTTTTTAATGATAAAATCACCCCTTTAATTGATAAATCAGGCACATTTATTGTTGATTACAACATTGATTTATTGCCCAATAAAACCGTTGGAGAAACCAAATATGCCGTGGTTAACAACTCGGTGGCCAACATACGCTCGAAACCCAAACACTCGGCAGAACTGGCAACACAAGCTATTTTAGGGACCGTTTTAAAAGTATTAAAAATTGATGGTGATTTTTATTTAATACAAACCCCGGATCGCTATATTTCGTGGGTAGATCATGGCGGGGTTACGCTAATGACTGATGCCGAACTGAACACATGGCAAGCTGCTCCCAAAATAATATATACCCAAACTTTCGGGCATGCTTACGCATCAGAGAATGCAAATGCGCCTATTGTTTCCGATCTTGTTTTGGGTGCCCAATTAGCGCTTTTAGAAACGGGCAAAAACTTTTACAAAATTGCTTATCCGGATAAACGCGTGGGTTTCATCAATAAAAAAGAAGCCGTTAGATACAGCCATTGGATTAAAACCGTAGAACCTTCCGGGGATTTAATTGAAGACACCGCAAAACATTTTGTGGGTTCACCTTATTTATGGGGCGGCACGTCAACCAAGGGAATGGATTGCAGCGGCTTTACCAAAACGGTGTATTTAATGAATGGCTTTGTAATCCCCAGGGATGCATCACAACAAATTAATGCGGGTGAAATAGTGGATTCTAATTTGACTTTTGAAAATTTACAAAAAGGCGATTTACTGTTTTTTGGCAAAAAAGCAACCGATAGCACGAAACAACGCACCACTCACGTTGGTATTTGGCTGGGTAACGAGAAAAATGAATTTATACATGCCGCAAGTCAAGTTAGAATAAACTCCATAAATGAAGAAGCCGATAATTATGACGCCTTCAATAAAAACAGATATTTAGGAGCTAGACGATATTTAGGTGTTGAAGATGATTTAATAATCGATTTGAAAAAACACACCACTTTAAAGCTTTAAATAATCACCAACTAAAAACGCTCCAAAAGCTTATAACCTTTTGGAGCGTTTATTATTATAATGCATTCGAAACGATTGCACTTATAAAAACCTAATCTTTTACAGTAGCCACTTTTTTAATCGAATAAGACATTTTTAAATCTTCAAGTACATTTAAAGCCTCTTCAATATAAACATCTTTACTTAAGCTTTGGTGCCATCTTTCGCGTTTTTCCCTTAAATCCGTGGTATCACTTTCAAAAAGATTTCTCTCAAAAGCATGTGATTTAAAGGTTAGGTTTGTTTTGTAATTTGAAATCGCATCAAATCGTTTTGATTCCATTTCGTTTAAGTCATTTGCCGAT
Protein-coding regions in this window:
- a CDS encoding penicillin-binding protein; translated protein: MFIFGVAVVFKLLSIQFIQGDKYKALATERIIKDVVIPANRGNVYSANGNLLATSVPKYDIRIDAITPTSKTFEKYLKPLCDSLSKYSGKSSNYYQKEIRKARANKNRYYLLARNIGYADYIRIRNFPLLNLGAFKGGLIVKQTTKREHPMGGIAQRTIGYERFDEDGNVTRPGIDGAYGIQYLRGKPGKRKKQKIGKGQWKPLSDANEIEPKDGYDVYTTINVNIQDIAHHALLEQLEKYKADHGCVVVMETKTGEVKAIANLGRNSLGNYYERRNYAVWESHEPGSTFKLMAITAALEDKVIDTSDVVDTEKGILTFYGKKVRDSKHGGYGKISISKAFEVSSNTGIVKAIDQAYGKKPSRFVDRLYDMSLNEKLGLPIIGESSPIIPDPRIKNKRWSGIALQWMAYGYGVSFTPLQTLTFYNAIANDGVMVKPQFLKEVKEFDKTIVPFEKEVINERICSKETVAKVQQLLKNVVEKKHGTGNKLYSENFSMAGKTGTCQKDYRDKEKLNYISSFAGYFPADNPKYSCIVVIHEPDKSVGYYGADVSGPVFKKIAQKIFTDTPIIDEVESLEVKSASTEKEYESFYKTAQTYKTIMPNVIGLPAMDAVALLENMDVDIKVKLNGSGIVKAQSIGKNIKLKNNQTVVLKAS
- a CDS encoding FtsL-like putative cell division protein — translated: MKKNIYSILKGTFLVSDDSFKNWRMILFISGLAIVMIASSHSADKKVYEVARLKNEVNEMRSAFIDGRSKLMRLKMESAVVIKMKEKGLSPSVIPPKKIKVKSQN
- the rsmH gene encoding 16S rRNA (cytosine(1402)-N(4))-methyltransferase RsmH, coding for MVYHNPVLLKETVDGLNIKEDGVYVDVTFGGGGHSKEILKRLGENGKLFAFDQDLDALENAIDDERFTLIHENFRYVKRFLRFHGVKQVDGVLADFGVSSHQFDVAERGFSTRFEADLDMRMNQQNELSAFNVVNEYSEERLKQVFLQYGELRAAPAMARLIVEYRNNEPIKTSEQLKKVLKKFLPPRHENKVLAQIYQAIRIEVNQEIEVLKEFLMQTPEILKVGGRLSFISYHSLEDRLVKRFIRNGLFEGEPERDMFGNFEVPLKKVNGLIVPSKEEIKINSRARSAKLRIAEKL
- the mraZ gene encoding division/cell wall cluster transcriptional repressor MraZ, yielding MNSLIGTYDCKVDAKGRLMMPSGMKKQLAAVLEDGFVLRRSVFQPCLELYPMSEWQTVMQKINKLNRFKKKNNDFIRRFNAGARMVDVDGSGRLLIPKDLIGFAGITKNIVISPAVNIIEIWDKDKYEQTIDDAAIDFADLAEEVMGQDDDDHGIS
- a CDS encoding alpha/beta fold hydrolase, which produces MTHRLRKEKNYSYIEVGEGKPIIVLHGLMGGLSNFDSVTKYFSTKGYKIVIPELPIYSMSLLKTNVKSFAKYLHDFIEFKGYKEVILLGNSLGGHIGLYHTKLFPEKVEALVITGSSGLYESAMGGGYTKRSDYEVIKKKAQDVFYDPEIATKEIVDEVYQTVNDRNKLIKTLAIAKSAIRHNMAKDLPKMQTPTCIIWGKNDNVTPPEVAEEFNELLPDSELFWIDKCGHAAMMEHPDEFNQILNAWLTKRGI
- the yihA gene encoding ribosome biogenesis GTP-binding protein YihA/YsxC produces the protein MKIKSAEFVMSNSDVAKCPKSMLPEYAFIGRSNVGKSSLINMLTSRKSLAKTSGRPGKTQLINHFLINKNWHLVDLPGYGYARVSKSAKKVFQKFITQYFALREQLVTAFVLVDIRHNPQPIDLEFMQWLGENGIPFSIIFTKADKLKPKAINRYVDAYKKVLLETWETMPNYFITSSTKDIGKDDVLNYIDGLNANMDLSSN
- a CDS encoding C40 family peptidase — protein: MKHYSAIFILLVLMSCNKHETNHQNDFETLKDSLKTIYAPDKRVEVFDINLNKKDKTLTVSGETTNPEVVSVFNDKITPLIDKSGTFIVDYNIDLLPNKTVGETKYAVVNNSVANIRSKPKHSAELATQAILGTVLKVLKIDGDFYLIQTPDRYISWVDHGGVTLMTDAELNTWQAAPKIIYTQTFGHAYASENANAPIVSDLVLGAQLALLETGKNFYKIAYPDKRVGFINKKEAVRYSHWIKTVEPSGDLIEDTAKHFVGSPYLWGGTSTKGMDCSGFTKTVYLMNGFVIPRDASQQINAGEIVDSNLTFENLQKGDLLFFGKKATDSTKQRTTHVGIWLGNEKNEFIHAASQVRINSINEEADNYDAFNKNRYLGARRYLGVEDDLIIDLKKHTTLKL